In Nonomuraea muscovyensis, one genomic interval encodes:
- a CDS encoding HXXEE domain-containing protein: MGPGGSGRDVRGDGGEARGDGLGRVPAGVTWGLLAAWAVHDAEELATMARWMREARPWLAERYPRVPWERLEVSQRHASVAIALMGGVVAGAAAVGARTGGRSRAFQAVLAGFGAHGVMHLAQAAAVRGYTPGSVTAPLVVLPFTAWAWRRLRAAGVPVRGGASTWAGLAALPLVLGGVHALAHVLTRPRRPATPLARP, encoded by the coding sequence ATGGGTCCGGGGGGAAGCGGCAGGGACGTGCGAGGAGACGGCGGGGAGGCGCGGGGGGACGGCCTGGGACGGGTTCCGGCGGGGGTGACGTGGGGGCTGCTCGCGGCCTGGGCGGTCCACGACGCCGAGGAACTGGCGACGATGGCCCGCTGGATGCGCGAGGCACGGCCGTGGCTGGCCGAGCGCTACCCGCGGGTGCCGTGGGAGCGGCTGGAGGTGTCCCAGCGGCACGCGAGCGTGGCCATCGCGCTGATGGGCGGGGTCGTGGCGGGCGCCGCCGCCGTAGGGGCGCGCACCGGCGGGCGGAGCCGGGCGTTCCAGGCGGTGCTGGCGGGGTTCGGGGCACACGGGGTCATGCACCTGGCGCAGGCCGCGGCCGTCCGCGGTTACACGCCGGGCTCGGTGACGGCGCCCCTGGTGGTGCTCCCGTTCACGGCGTGGGCGTGGCGGCGGTTGCGCGCGGCCGGCGTGCCGGTACGCGGCGGGGCCTCCACGTGGGCGGGCCTGGCGGCGCTGCCGCTCGTCCTGGGCGGCGTCCACGCCCTGGCCCACGTCCTCACCCGCCCGCGCCGCCCCGCGACTCCGCTTGCCCGCCCCTGA
- a CDS encoding type 1 glutamine amidotransferase gives MRITVIEHEADAGPGFLDGWLDVACEVVRPYRGEPVPDRAADGLIVLGGEPAAWEDDTYPWLPATRDLLARAVSDGTPTLGVCLGAQLMTMACGGTVERGGEGLEVGLCEVTALPEAASDRLLSGVGAAVAIQYHRDVMSRLPDGAVPLMTGPLYPHQAYRLGSTAWAVQFHPEATPDIFATWATGSALASGEEHIARVRAAEDKLVAAWRPVAEAFAAVVRASTSA, from the coding sequence ATGCGGATCACTGTCATCGAGCATGAGGCGGACGCGGGGCCGGGCTTCCTCGACGGCTGGCTCGACGTCGCGTGCGAGGTCGTCCGGCCGTACCGGGGCGAGCCGGTGCCGGACCGGGCCGCCGACGGGCTGATCGTGCTCGGTGGCGAGCCGGCCGCCTGGGAGGACGACACCTACCCCTGGCTGCCCGCCACGCGCGACCTGCTGGCGCGCGCCGTGTCCGACGGCACGCCCACGCTGGGCGTCTGCCTCGGCGCGCAGCTCATGACGATGGCCTGCGGCGGCACCGTGGAGCGGGGCGGCGAAGGGCTGGAGGTGGGGCTGTGCGAGGTGACCGCCCTGCCCGAGGCCGCGTCCGACCGGCTCCTGTCGGGCGTCGGCGCGGCGGTGGCGATCCAGTACCACCGGGACGTGATGTCGCGGCTGCCCGACGGGGCGGTGCCGCTCATGACCGGCCCCCTCTACCCCCACCAGGCGTACCGGCTGGGCTCCACGGCGTGGGCCGTCCAGTTCCACCCGGAGGCGACGCCGGACATCTTCGCCACCTGGGCGACGGGCTCCGCGCTGGCGTCCGGCGAGGAGCACATCGCCCGGGTCCGCGCCGCCGAGGACAAGCTGGTCGCCGCCTGGCGCCCCGTCGCCGAGGCGTTCGCAGCCGTGGTCCGCGCCTCCACCTCAGCCTGA
- a CDS encoding serine/threonine-protein kinase: MLIDGDPQTLGGYWLAGRIGAGGQGVVYEGYAEDGRRVAIKVLHRDQAAALAREAAAARRVASFCTAAVLEVDLDGPRPYVVSEYVPGPSLRQSVADGRTFDDGELHRLATAIATALTAIHDAGVVHRDLKPDNVLLGPDGPRVIDFGIARTAEMSLTTTGLVTGTPTYMAPEVFGGERAGTPADVFAWGCIMVFAASGTDPFQSDTLGGVMHRVLSASPDLGVLPDSLRPLVAAALSKEPLERPAARNLLLSLISADARTAGLDTGRLLGEAGRRTSLAGGGGDPALGSLAEECFELLGPDERELAPEVFLRLVTMGEQGGLSARRAALTELLDSRPLPEVAAITRILEVFGYLVGRDEEEVWLARPALPYAWPRLRRWIEANRDGLAVHRDILAAALRWDRAGRREGDLLQGSSLENALQWAATARRNITLSRAERDFLDAGAGLTRRRARRDRLVSLTLAGLLVIALVAGGLAVHQGGLADERAARIAVQRDQAEAARLALAADSLRGTDPRAAMLLSVAAWRLDRTPRSRAALTASLARREVAAFRDPATASGTVRALSRDGRTLASVGDGALRLWDVRTGRRSGGIAALGLARDDGAGPETPLDATFAPSGRQVLVVTNRRARVWDLRTGEVVGSWRFRTDVGDDTGIPVGVHYGTVDRYALVTVDDDTYVWDLERGTRVRTSDALGPMTPAGDAIYAVAGDGRIERRSLPGLVRTGSRAPAARCDDCGQPLALTPDGRSLLEPLGNALQVTDLRDGSIGTIGEQGDVWNRGGLVYAADGRRFASVTSEQVQVWDADGDLLTTLDVPDGSNYDGTPPPLVAFDGPVLRYLVENRVVTVELSDLTVPARRPSWSWARMDSGARRMLASETGERIHLARPGGPLGGPLLVRTNPRLLGTGAFSHDGRLAALGGYGEVVLVDTTTRRTLATFTPRGKLAGFHPRKVAVSPDGALVAAGLEYTDGGASRRHAVGVWDSGSGRLLWSARVGGAEDVEFSPDGRLLAVAGGEQHLFEAASGRRAGGPFGTGRGTTVEDMVFSRDGRSVAAVDFRGRVTVHHTATRRLLRETPGTAPGQGDAARSPREDVIAVITNAGEVELHDLATGTALGGLGDAGLGVPHAVTFSADGAKVVVLDGAGVVRERVVEPGAMAAAVCARAGTPLSVAEWRRHVTGVPYRSVCP; the protein is encoded by the coding sequence ATGTTGATCGACGGAGACCCCCAGACGCTGGGCGGATACTGGCTCGCCGGCCGGATCGGCGCGGGCGGCCAGGGCGTCGTCTACGAGGGGTACGCCGAGGACGGCCGCCGGGTGGCGATCAAGGTTCTGCACCGGGACCAGGCCGCCGCGCTCGCCCGGGAGGCGGCGGCCGCGCGCCGGGTGGCCTCGTTCTGCACGGCCGCCGTGCTGGAGGTGGACCTGGACGGACCCAGGCCGTACGTCGTCAGCGAGTACGTGCCGGGCCCCAGCCTGCGCCAGTCCGTCGCGGACGGCCGCACGTTCGACGACGGCGAGTTGCACCGGCTGGCCACGGCGATCGCCACCGCGCTGACCGCGATCCACGACGCCGGGGTGGTCCACCGCGACCTGAAGCCCGACAACGTGCTGCTCGGCCCCGACGGCCCCCGGGTCATCGACTTCGGCATCGCCAGGACCGCGGAGATGTCGCTCACCACCACCGGCCTGGTGACGGGCACGCCCACGTACATGGCGCCCGAGGTGTTCGGCGGCGAGCGGGCTGGGACGCCGGCGGACGTGTTCGCCTGGGGATGCATCATGGTGTTCGCGGCGAGCGGGACGGACCCGTTCCAGTCGGACACCCTCGGCGGGGTCATGCACCGCGTGCTGTCGGCCAGCCCGGACCTCGGCGTCCTGCCGGACTCCCTGCGGCCCCTGGTGGCGGCCGCGCTCAGCAAGGAACCGCTGGAGCGGCCCGCCGCGCGCAACCTGCTGCTCTCCCTGATCAGCGCCGATGCCCGGACCGCGGGACTGGACACCGGCCGCCTGCTCGGCGAGGCGGGCAGGCGGACCTCGCTGGCGGGCGGCGGGGGCGACCCGGCGCTGGGGTCGCTGGCCGAGGAGTGCTTCGAGCTGCTCGGCCCCGACGAGCGGGAACTGGCTCCGGAGGTGTTCCTCCGGCTCGTCACGATGGGTGAGCAGGGCGGTCTGTCGGCTCGCCGGGCCGCCCTGACCGAACTGCTGGACAGCCGGCCGCTGCCGGAGGTCGCGGCGATCACCCGGATCCTGGAGGTCTTCGGCTACCTGGTCGGCCGGGACGAGGAGGAGGTCTGGCTGGCCCGGCCCGCCCTGCCGTACGCCTGGCCGCGTCTGCGTCGCTGGATCGAGGCCAACCGCGACGGCCTCGCCGTGCACCGCGACATCCTCGCCGCCGCCCTGCGGTGGGACCGGGCCGGGCGCAGGGAGGGCGACCTGCTGCAGGGCAGCAGCCTGGAGAACGCGCTGCAGTGGGCGGCCACGGCCCGCAGGAACATCACCCTGTCCCGTGCGGAACGCGACTTCCTGGACGCGGGCGCCGGGCTGACCAGGCGGCGCGCCAGAAGGGACCGCCTCGTCTCGCTCACCCTGGCCGGGCTGCTGGTGATCGCCCTGGTCGCGGGCGGGCTGGCGGTGCACCAGGGCGGGCTGGCCGACGAGCGGGCGGCACGCATCGCCGTGCAGCGTGACCAGGCGGAGGCGGCGCGGCTGGCCCTGGCGGCGGACTCGCTGCGCGGCACCGACCCGCGGGCGGCGATGCTGCTCAGCGTGGCGGCCTGGCGGCTGGACCGCACGCCGCGCAGCCGGGCGGCGCTCACCGCCTCGCTGGCGCGGCGGGAGGTCGCCGCGTTCCGGGATCCCGCCACCGCGAGCGGCACGGTCCGCGCGCTCAGCCGCGACGGCCGGACCCTGGCCAGTGTGGGCGACGGCGCGCTGCGGCTGTGGGACGTGCGGACCGGAAGGCGGAGCGGCGGCATCGCCGCACTGGGCCTGGCGCGCGACGACGGCGCCGGGCCTGAGACGCCGCTGGACGCGACGTTCGCGCCCAGCGGGCGGCAGGTGCTGGTGGTCACCAACAGGCGCGCCCGCGTGTGGGACCTGCGCACCGGCGAGGTGGTGGGCTCCTGGAGGTTCCGTACGGACGTGGGCGACGACACCGGCATCCCGGTCGGCGTCCACTACGGGACGGTGGACCGGTACGCGCTGGTCACCGTCGACGACGACACCTACGTCTGGGACCTGGAGCGCGGCACCCGGGTGCGGACCTCCGACGCGCTCGGCCCGATGACGCCGGCCGGCGACGCGATCTACGCGGTGGCCGGCGACGGGCGGATCGAGCGGCGGTCCCTGCCCGGGCTCGTCCGCACGGGGTCGCGTGCCCCCGCGGCCCGCTGCGACGACTGCGGCCAGCCGCTCGCTCTCACCCCGGACGGCCGCTCGCTGCTGGAGCCGCTGGGCAACGCCCTGCAGGTGACCGACCTGCGCGACGGCTCCATCGGCACCATCGGCGAGCAGGGTGACGTCTGGAACCGCGGTGGGCTCGTCTACGCCGCCGACGGCCGGCGGTTCGCCTCGGTCACCAGCGAGCAGGTCCAGGTCTGGGACGCCGACGGCGACCTGCTGACCACGCTGGACGTGCCGGACGGCTCGAACTACGACGGGACACCACCGCCGCTGGTCGCCTTCGACGGCCCCGTGCTCCGCTACCTCGTCGAGAACCGGGTCGTCACCGTCGAGCTGAGCGACCTGACCGTCCCCGCGCGGCGGCCGTCGTGGTCGTGGGCGCGGATGGACTCCGGCGCGCGGCGGATGCTGGCGTCCGAGACCGGCGAGCGCATCCACCTGGCCCGCCCGGGCGGCCCGCTGGGCGGGCCCCTGCTCGTCAGGACGAATCCCCGGCTGCTGGGCACGGGCGCCTTCAGCCACGACGGGCGGCTGGCCGCACTGGGCGGGTACGGCGAGGTCGTGCTGGTCGACACCACCACGCGGCGCACGCTCGCGACGTTCACCCCTCGGGGGAAGCTGGCGGGGTTCCACCCCCGGAAGGTGGCGGTCAGCCCGGACGGCGCACTGGTGGCCGCCGGACTGGAGTACACCGACGGCGGCGCCTCCCGTCGCCACGCGGTCGGGGTGTGGGACAGCGGGTCGGGGCGCCTGCTGTGGTCGGCGCGGGTGGGCGGCGCCGAGGACGTGGAGTTCTCGCCCGACGGGCGGCTGCTGGCCGTCGCGGGCGGCGAGCAGCACCTGTTCGAGGCGGCGTCGGGCAGGCGCGCCGGCGGGCCGTTCGGCACGGGCCGGGGCACGACGGTCGAGGACATGGTGTTCAGCCGCGACGGCCGCTCCGTGGCCGCCGTCGACTTTCGCGGGCGGGTGACCGTCCACCACACCGCCACCCGCCGGCTCCTGCGCGAGACCCCAGGCACGGCGCCGGGTCAGGGCGACGCCGCCCGGTCGCCGCGCGAGGACGTCATCGCGGTGATCACCAACGCGGGCGAGGTCGAGCTGCACGATCTGGCGACCGGCACGGCCCTGGGCGGGCTCGGTGACGCCGGTCTCGGCGTGCCGCACGCGGTGACGTTCTCGGCCGACGGCGCCAAGGTGGTCGTCCTGGACGGGGCGGGGGTCGTCCGCGAGCGGGTGGTCGAGCCGGGGGCGATGGCGGCGGCGGTGTGCGCCCGGGCCGGGACGCCGCTGAGCGTGGCCGAGTGGCGGCGTCACGTCACCGGCGTACCGTATCGGAGCGTTTGTCCCTAG
- a CDS encoding alpha/beta fold hydrolase: MRLDDVDGLRIATFGDGPRVILAVHGITASLMAWAAVGRRVPQGWSLVAMDLRGRGHSAGLPGPYGLPRHAEDVLRVADHVGAGPEAVLTGHSMGAYVAALAAAGRDFARVVLVDGGLPLPLPDGVDPAQALAATLGPALARLSMTYATAEEYVAFFRAHPAFAGRWNDDAEAYVRYDLTGPAGALRSRVAPEAAREDGRWLLTEPGRIGAALESIKSPLSLLRAPRGLLDQETGMLPDALVAAWTARLPGLSDEVLPDCNHYTILFDERCASLVADRLTRP, encoded by the coding sequence ATGAGACTGGACGACGTCGACGGCCTGCGCATCGCCACGTTCGGCGACGGGCCGCGGGTGATCCTCGCGGTGCACGGGATCACCGCCTCGCTGATGGCCTGGGCCGCGGTGGGGCGGCGGGTGCCGCAGGGCTGGTCCCTGGTGGCGATGGACCTGCGCGGGCGCGGTCACAGCGCCGGCCTGCCCGGCCCGTACGGCCTGCCCCGCCACGCCGAGGACGTGCTGCGCGTCGCCGACCACGTGGGGGCGGGACCGGAGGCCGTGCTGACGGGACACTCGATGGGCGCCTACGTCGCCGCGCTGGCCGCCGCCGGGCGGGACTTCGCCCGGGTCGTGCTGGTGGACGGCGGCCTGCCCCTGCCGCTCCCCGACGGCGTCGACCCCGCGCAGGCGCTGGCGGCCACGCTCGGGCCGGCGTTGGCGCGGCTGTCGATGACGTACGCGACGGCGGAGGAGTACGTGGCCTTCTTCCGGGCGCATCCGGCGTTCGCCGGCCGATGGAACGACGACGCGGAGGCCTACGTCCGCTACGACCTGACCGGGCCGGCCGGCGCGCTCCGCTCGCGGGTGGCCCCGGAGGCGGCGCGCGAGGACGGCCGGTGGCTGCTCACCGAGCCGGGCCGGATCGGCGCCGCGCTGGAGTCGATCAAGTCGCCGCTGTCGCTGCTGCGGGCGCCGCGCGGGCTGCTCGACCAGGAGACCGGCATGCTGCCCGATGCCCTCGTCGCCGCCTGGACGGCCCGGTTGCCCGGTCTGTCCGACGAGGTGCTGCCGGACTGCAACCACTACACGATCCTGTTCGACGAGCGCTGCGCGTCGCTGGTGGCCGACCGGCTCACCCGGCCCTGA
- a CDS encoding PaaI family thioesterase: MTTAALQTVLTVPERFRGPAGVANGGWIAGTMAEALSDNRSAVEVTLHAPTPLETELRLEHVANTATLSHADRLLVEAIPVAEDVQAPEFVPFTEAARAEAGFAGWHGHAFPECFACGLREPGDGLRVFPGPVEGTDLVAAGWRVPFTVADEDGVPRSVVGAVLDCVTGWAHFRPGESALLGRLAVQVHRRVYPGGAYSVVARATGREGRKLFGESAIYEVDGTLVAAARATWIAPR; this comes from the coding sequence ATGACGACGGCTGCCCTGCAGACCGTGTTGACCGTTCCCGAGCGTTTCCGGGGACCGGCGGGAGTCGCCAACGGCGGCTGGATAGCCGGCACCATGGCCGAGGCGCTCAGCGACAACCGATCAGCCGTCGAGGTCACGCTGCACGCCCCCACCCCCCTCGAAACCGAGCTGCGCTTGGAGCACGTCGCCAACACCGCCACCCTTTCCCACGCCGACCGGCTGCTCGTCGAGGCCATCCCCGTCGCGGAGGATGTGCAGGCTCCGGAGTTCGTCCCGTTCACCGAGGCGGCGCGGGCCGAGGCCGGGTTCGCCGGCTGGCACGGGCACGCCTTCCCCGAGTGCTTCGCCTGCGGGCTGCGCGAGCCGGGCGACGGGCTGCGTGTCTTCCCCGGCCCGGTCGAGGGCACGGACCTGGTGGCCGCAGGCTGGCGGGTGCCGTTCACCGTGGCCGACGAGGACGGCGTGCCCCGCTCCGTCGTGGGCGCCGTGCTCGACTGCGTCACGGGCTGGGCCCACTTCCGGCCCGGCGAGTCGGCGCTGCTCGGGCGGCTGGCCGTCCAGGTGCACCGGCGCGTCTACCCGGGCGGCGCCTACTCGGTCGTGGCCCGCGCCACCGGCCGCGAGGGGCGCAAGCTGTTCGGCGAGAGCGCGATCTACGAGGTGGACGGCACGCTGGTGGCGGCGGCCCGGGCGACCTGGATCGCGCCGCGCTGA
- a CDS encoding GDSL-type esterase/lipase family protein, which produces MYTEDTWITTPVTAELLRGALDLERTEHGVLPHRLPAWARAQCADGQLAMAESQPSGVRLVFRTRATAVELETLPTKRVYTGAPPRPDGVYDLLVDGRLAGQASVPGGNTLTIDMAAGTAEQRPGPPGTLHFAGLPDGVKDVEIWLPHNETTELVALRTDAPVEPAPDRGRRVWLHHGSSISHGSDAASPTTTWPALAASLGGVELVNLGLGGSALLDPFTARTMRDTPADLISVKIGINLVNTDLMRLRAFAPAVHGFLDTIREGHPTTPLLVVSPILCPIHENTPGPSAPDLTALGAGRLRFRAAGDPAERASGKLTLGVIRDELARIVAQRAAQDPDLHHLDGRDLYGEADAAELPLPDRLHPDAATHRRIGERFAELAFTGDGAFR; this is translated from the coding sequence ATGTACACCGAGGACACCTGGATCACCACCCCCGTCACCGCGGAACTGCTGCGCGGCGCGCTCGATCTGGAGCGCACCGAGCACGGCGTGCTGCCGCACCGGCTGCCCGCCTGGGCCCGCGCCCAGTGCGCCGACGGGCAACTGGCCATGGCCGAGTCCCAGCCCTCAGGCGTACGGCTGGTCTTCCGCACCCGGGCCACCGCCGTCGAGCTGGAGACCCTGCCCACCAAGCGGGTCTACACGGGCGCCCCGCCCCGCCCGGACGGCGTGTACGACCTGCTCGTCGACGGCCGCCTGGCCGGCCAGGCCAGTGTGCCGGGCGGCAACACGCTGACCATCGACATGGCCGCCGGCACCGCCGAGCAGCGGCCCGGCCCGCCCGGTACCCTGCACTTCGCCGGCCTGCCCGACGGCGTCAAGGACGTCGAGATCTGGCTGCCGCACAACGAGACCACCGAGCTCGTCGCCCTGCGCACCGACGCCCCCGTCGAGCCCGCGCCGGACCGGGGCCGCAGGGTGTGGCTGCACCACGGCAGTTCGATCAGCCACGGCTCCGACGCCGCCAGTCCCACCACCACCTGGCCCGCGCTCGCCGCCTCCCTCGGCGGCGTGGAACTGGTCAATCTGGGCCTGGGCGGCAGCGCCCTGCTCGACCCGTTCACCGCTCGCACCATGCGGGACACCCCCGCCGACCTGATCAGCGTCAAGATCGGCATCAACCTGGTCAACACCGACCTGATGCGCCTGCGCGCCTTCGCCCCCGCGGTCCACGGCTTCCTCGACACCATCCGCGAAGGCCACCCCACCACACCGCTGCTGGTCGTCTCGCCCATCCTGTGCCCCATCCACGAGAACACGCCCGGTCCCAGCGCCCCCGACCTCACCGCCCTCGGCGCCGGGCGGCTGCGGTTCCGCGCCGCAGGCGATCCGGCGGAACGGGCGAGCGGGAAACTGACCCTGGGCGTGATCCGCGACGAGCTCGCCCGGATCGTGGCGCAGCGCGCGGCCCAGGACCCCGACCTGCACCACCTCGACGGGCGTGACCTCTACGGTGAGGCGGACGCCGCCGAGCTGCCGCTGCCCGACCGGCTCCACCCGGACGCCGCCACCCACCGCCGCATCGGTGAACGTTTCGCCGAGCTGGCCTTCACCGGCGACGGCGCCTTCAGGTAG
- a CDS encoding TetR/AcrR family transcriptional regulator — protein sequence MARVGLTSERLALAGAELADEVGFEQVTVSALARRFEVKVASLYSHVKSSHDLKTRIALLALEELADRGSAALAGRAGKDALAALANVYRDYAREHPGRYAAAQFRLDPATAAASAGGRHAQMTRAILRGYDLDEPDQTHAVRLLGSVFHGYVSLELGGGFSHSAPDTQETWSRVLDALDALLRNWPEK from the coding sequence ATGGCTCGCGTGGGGTTGACCTCCGAACGCCTGGCCCTGGCGGGCGCCGAGCTGGCCGACGAGGTCGGCTTCGAGCAGGTGACCGTCTCGGCGCTCGCCCGGCGGTTCGAGGTCAAGGTCGCGAGCCTGTACTCGCACGTGAAGAGCTCCCACGACCTCAAGACCAGGATCGCCCTGCTCGCCCTGGAGGAGCTCGCCGACAGGGGTTCCGCCGCGCTGGCCGGGCGGGCCGGCAAGGACGCCCTGGCCGCTCTGGCGAACGTCTACCGCGACTACGCCCGGGAGCATCCCGGCCGCTACGCCGCGGCCCAGTTCAGGCTGGACCCGGCGACGGCGGCCGCCAGCGCGGGCGGCCGGCACGCGCAGATGACGCGGGCGATCCTGCGCGGCTATGACCTGGACGAGCCGGACCAGACACACGCGGTCCGGCTGCTGGGCAGCGTCTTCCACGGCTACGTCAGCCTGGAGCTGGGCGGCGGGTTCAGTCACAGCGCCCCCGACACCCAGGAGACCTGGTCGCGCGTCCTGGACGCACTCGACGCCCTGCTGCGCAACTGGCCCGAGAAGTGA
- a CDS encoding beta family protein: protein MSVYAPILKGRLPSFLALENASEPVRCSIRPIIEVVPGDGDDDIKAVVRRLARQVRRHGLRDLDLAFDAAPLGQRFGGSASMEALHLLDAELGASHLAFRPVLHLDDDPHDLEEVRHLVGTHHLGVCLRVDEPYVYSLSDSRTLLEQLDAVGLPVDRADLVLDCGRLRDVREALAGLTGPLRHLRDHDWHSLTIAAGSFPGPEFFDGRPRERVLSIPRKEAALWTHVCRRWPGLGYGDYGVDHPGPPSDGLRPDPNLRYTSAGDWRFHRQPKDVKGGHGSFHRLCRSLLKSGDWPLEGPAFSWGDQQIALAACEAIGPGSGTQWKAYSMSHHFAVIVAVLDRVLPGTASAADVR, encoded by the coding sequence ATGTCGGTGTACGCGCCTATACTAAAAGGCCGTTTGCCCAGCTTTCTGGCACTGGAGAACGCGAGCGAGCCGGTCAGATGTAGCATCCGCCCGATCATTGAGGTCGTGCCCGGAGATGGTGACGATGATATCAAGGCCGTTGTGCGGAGACTGGCAAGGCAGGTGCGAAGACACGGCCTTCGTGATTTAGACCTGGCATTTGATGCGGCCCCACTTGGTCAGCGTTTCGGAGGATCGGCTTCGATGGAAGCGCTACATCTCCTCGACGCAGAACTCGGTGCTTCACACCTCGCCTTCCGTCCGGTCCTTCATCTTGACGACGATCCGCATGACCTTGAGGAAGTGCGGCACCTGGTGGGAACCCATCACCTCGGCGTATGTCTTCGCGTGGATGAGCCCTATGTCTACAGCCTCAGCGATTCGCGCACGCTCCTTGAGCAACTCGATGCCGTCGGCTTGCCAGTCGATCGGGCAGATCTCGTACTCGACTGTGGCCGCCTTCGCGACGTTCGAGAGGCGCTGGCCGGCCTGACAGGACCGTTGCGGCATCTGCGGGATCATGATTGGCACTCGCTGACCATCGCGGCAGGCTCGTTCCCTGGCCCCGAGTTCTTCGACGGCCGTCCGCGTGAGAGGGTCCTGTCGATCCCCAGGAAGGAAGCCGCCCTGTGGACCCATGTGTGCCGGCGCTGGCCGGGGCTCGGATACGGAGACTACGGAGTCGACCATCCCGGCCCGCCGTCGGATGGGCTGCGTCCCGATCCCAACCTGCGATACACGTCAGCCGGGGACTGGCGGTTCCATCGGCAGCCGAAGGACGTCAAGGGCGGGCACGGTAGCTTCCACCGCCTCTGCAGGAGTCTGCTCAAATCCGGCGACTGGCCGCTGGAGGGCCCCGCATTCTCCTGGGGAGATCAACAGATCGCGCTGGCAGCGTGCGAGGCCATCGGCCCCGGATCAGGAACACAGTGGAAGGCCTATTCGATGTCGCACCACTTCGCGGTCATCGTGGCGGTACTGGATCGGGTGCTGCCGGGCACCGCTTCGGCAGCAGATGTGCGGTAG